One region of Natronorubrum aibiense genomic DNA includes:
- a CDS encoding universal stress protein, with the protein MHRVLIPVDTNEDRAITQANYVTSLPDAAASVEAYLLFIFTDESEDLPQDFKQFKSASRIGSVRRAKEHLEDNDIDVTVLEGSGDVEEGDILTRAEEYDVDAIVLGGRKRSPVGKAVFGSVTQSVILNTDRPVVVTGGSGD; encoded by the coding sequence ATGCATCGCGTCCTAATACCCGTCGACACGAACGAGGACCGAGCGATCACGCAGGCCAATTACGTCACGTCGCTGCCGGACGCCGCCGCGTCGGTCGAGGCGTATCTCCTGTTCATCTTCACTGACGAAAGCGAGGACCTCCCCCAAGATTTCAAGCAGTTCAAATCGGCATCGCGAATCGGCTCCGTTCGCCGGGCGAAAGAACACCTCGAGGACAACGATATCGACGTCACCGTCCTCGAGGGAAGCGGCGACGTCGAAGAAGGCGACATCCTGACGCGGGCCGAGGAGTACGACGTCGACGCCATCGTTCTCGGCGGACGAAAACGCTCCCCGGTCGGGAAGGCGGTATTCGGCAGCGTCACACAGTCCGTTATTCTGAACACCGATCGTCCGGTCGTCGTGACTGGCGGCAGCGGCGACTGA
- a CDS encoding acyl-CoA synthetase, producing the protein MTWTVMPTFDEYAQARETFQWDLPESFNPAVDFLRKHDDTSRTALRYEQPDGGLETYSFDDLDERSDRLAAALADLGVEAGDRVGVVVPQKPQNPLTHLANWKVGAVSVPLTVLFGRDALQYRLADSEAVAVVVDPSVRETVDEIRDECPALEHVIELGDESSVGGDAHAFDDLLEAHESGIDVYDATPETPTAIMYTSGSTGPPKGVRHSHALWLGRAAAAYNYFDQGLEAGETTVWTPADWAWGAALGGTLFAAWHHGCTVVGWPRDGFDPEAAYDLMECHGVTKAFMPPTALRMLMAVDDPEAQFDLALETFASAGEPLTSEVVDWVDETFADVAINEFYGQTELNLVVGNSETWFDTRPGSMGKPFPGYELAVLDPETHDELEPGEVGELAVKPGDRRVFFDEYWKLPEKTANKQTTEGWFLTGDLVKRDAEGYLWFVSRTDDVILTSGYRVGPMEVEEAILHHPEAEQAGVIGVPDETHGEAIKAYVQPASDDYDSERLREEIRDLVRDRLAEYEYPRRIEFVDELPTTTTGKIQRRSLRDREGLVDDTDE; encoded by the coding sequence ATGACATGGACGGTGATGCCGACGTTCGACGAGTACGCGCAGGCAAGGGAGACGTTTCAGTGGGACCTTCCCGAGTCGTTCAACCCTGCCGTCGACTTCCTGCGGAAACACGACGACACGAGTCGCACGGCGCTTCGATACGAACAGCCCGACGGCGGTCTCGAGACCTACTCCTTCGACGATCTCGACGAGCGCTCCGACCGGCTCGCAGCCGCCCTCGCCGACCTCGGCGTCGAGGCGGGCGACCGCGTCGGCGTCGTCGTCCCACAGAAGCCCCAGAACCCGCTCACTCACCTCGCAAACTGGAAGGTAGGTGCCGTCTCCGTCCCGCTCACCGTACTCTTCGGCCGTGACGCCCTGCAGTACCGACTCGCCGACAGCGAGGCCGTCGCTGTCGTCGTCGACCCGAGCGTTCGCGAGACGGTCGACGAGATTCGCGACGAGTGCCCCGCCCTCGAGCACGTAATCGAACTCGGCGACGAGTCGTCGGTCGGCGGCGACGCCCACGCCTTCGACGACCTGCTCGAGGCCCACGAATCCGGCATCGACGTCTACGACGCCACGCCGGAGACGCCGACGGCGATCATGTACACGAGCGGCTCGACGGGCCCGCCGAAGGGGGTTCGTCACAGCCACGCGCTCTGGCTCGGGCGGGCCGCCGCGGCGTACAACTACTTCGATCAAGGCCTCGAGGCGGGTGAGACGACGGTGTGGACGCCCGCGGACTGGGCCTGGGGGGCCGCCCTCGGCGGGACGCTCTTTGCGGCGTGGCACCACGGCTGTACCGTCGTCGGCTGGCCCCGCGACGGGTTCGACCCCGAGGCGGCCTACGATCTCATGGAATGCCACGGCGTGACCAAGGCGTTCATGCCGCCGACGGCGCTCCGGATGCTAATGGCCGTCGACGACCCCGAGGCGCAGTTCGACCTCGCCCTCGAGACGTTCGCCTCGGCGGGCGAACCGCTCACCTCGGAAGTCGTCGACTGGGTCGACGAGACGTTCGCGGACGTCGCGATCAACGAGTTCTACGGCCAGACCGAACTCAACCTCGTCGTCGGCAACTCCGAGACGTGGTTCGATACGCGACCCGGGAGCATGGGGAAACCGTTCCCCGGCTACGAACTGGCGGTGCTCGACCCCGAGACGCACGACGAACTCGAGCCCGGCGAGGTCGGCGAACTCGCAGTCAAGCCGGGCGATCGCCGCGTATTCTTCGACGAGTACTGGAAACTGCCCGAGAAGACGGCGAATAAACAGACTACGGAGGGGTGGTTCCTCACCGGCGACCTCGTCAAACGCGACGCCGAGGGCTATCTGTGGTTCGTCTCCCGAACCGACGACGTGATTCTCACGAGCGGCTACCGCGTCGGGCCGATGGAAGTCGAGGAGGCGATCCTTCACCATCCCGAGGCCGAACAGGCGGGCGTCATCGGCGTCCCCGACGAAACCCACGGCGAGGCGATCAAAGCCTACGTCCAGCCCGCGAGCGACGACTACGACTCCGAGCGACTCCGCGAGGAGATACGCGACCTCGTCCGGGACCGACTCGCCGAGTACGAGTATCCACGACGGATCGAATTCGTCGACGAACTGCCGACGACGACCACCGGCAAGATCCAGCGCCGGTCGCTTCGCGACCGCGAGGGACTCGTCGACGATACCGACGAGTAG
- the pdhA gene encoding pyruvate dehydrogenase (acetyl-transferring) E1 component subunit alpha: MSQDVLEDAVFDREPDDRVQIIDADGTVVAPALEPALEPETLRAMYRDMRFSRRFDERMISLQRQGRLGTYASLAGQEGSQIGSTYALAEADLLSFQYREHGAVAARGMPWEYLHYWMGHEEGNAALADRNVFPLNISIGGHLPHAVGWSWAAKLKGDERLCLVHFGDGSTSEGDFHEAMNFAGVFDTPTVFFCNNNQWAISIPRKDQTASATIAQKAHAYGFDGIQVDGMDPLASYVVTKAARERALEPGDDQLRPTLIEAIQYRYGAHTTADDPSVYRDDEEVERWRAKDPIDRFEVYLRNNGVLDDEQIDAIEAEIDDTLAALIDRAEAGERDPLEMFEYTYDEPTPRLEEQRAALETLRDTHGDDELLDYE, from the coding sequence ATGTCACAAGACGTCCTCGAGGACGCCGTCTTCGATCGAGAACCCGACGATCGAGTGCAGATCATCGACGCCGACGGGACCGTCGTCGCACCCGCTCTCGAGCCGGCCCTCGAGCCCGAGACGCTGCGAGCGATGTACCGCGACATGCGGTTTTCCCGGCGGTTCGACGAACGGATGATCAGCCTCCAGCGGCAGGGTCGACTCGGGACGTACGCGTCGCTGGCCGGCCAAGAGGGCAGCCAGATCGGGTCGACGTACGCGCTTGCCGAAGCGGATCTGCTGTCGTTTCAGTACCGGGAACACGGCGCAGTCGCGGCGCGGGGGATGCCGTGGGAGTACCTGCATTACTGGATGGGCCATGAGGAGGGCAACGCCGCGCTGGCCGATCGTAACGTCTTCCCGCTGAATATCTCGATCGGCGGCCACCTCCCCCACGCCGTCGGCTGGTCGTGGGCCGCGAAACTGAAGGGTGACGAACGGCTCTGTCTCGTGCATTTCGGCGATGGCTCGACCTCGGAGGGCGATTTCCACGAAGCGATGAACTTCGCGGGCGTCTTCGATACACCGACGGTCTTTTTCTGTAACAACAACCAGTGGGCGATCTCGATCCCGCGCAAGGACCAGACCGCGAGCGCGACCATCGCTCAGAAAGCCCACGCCTACGGCTTCGACGGCATTCAAGTCGACGGGATGGACCCGCTCGCGAGCTACGTCGTCACGAAAGCGGCACGCGAACGGGCGCTCGAGCCCGGCGACGATCAGTTACGGCCGACGCTGATCGAGGCGATCCAGTACCGCTACGGCGCGCACACGACGGCCGACGATCCGTCGGTCTACCGGGACGACGAAGAGGTCGAACGCTGGCGCGCGAAGGACCCGATCGACCGGTTCGAGGTCTATCTGCGGAACAACGGGGTTCTCGACGACGAGCAGATCGACGCGATCGAAGCCGAGATTGACGACACCCTCGCAGCGCTGATCGACCGCGCCGAAGCCGGCGAGCGCGACCCGCTGGAGATGTTCGAGTACACGTACGACGAGCCGACGCCGCGGCTCGAGGAACAGCGAGCTGCCCTCGAGACGCTTCGGGATACCCACGGCGACGACGAGTTACTCGATTACGAATGA
- a CDS encoding acyl-CoA dehydrogenase family protein, with translation MSIDTTSGVGFGVDDETLILDSLDEFLEQEVEPLLDDLGDVDTNPRTGHHENGRLTDDILEARAQIRRRSADAGFYAMNLPEAVGGEDVSPVTWYRAKKHLASHGPGLARYVLAGPEGPKPLLLQAEGDQIERYLEPTVRGEKSTAFAQTEPNVGSDSPNMETVGRKEGDEWVLNGRKQWITNAPYADFIQLFARTTPQDESGRYGGITCFLVDRDEYDLGSYNNAVGAVGTQAEIVLDDVRIPEDRVLGEVDNAFYAAMEFLSLGRLELGAEAVGYSEYALEQAREYVTEREAFGQSIGNFQQVSASLACGNAKTYAADAAGLKLAWKMAQDERTVMDASVFKWFATTVMWEVADAVVQVHGANGLAEENPYMDLLHQARMLRIVEGTDEIQLNTIAKELGLTE, from the coding sequence ATGTCAATAGACACCACCAGTGGTGTGGGATTCGGCGTCGACGACGAAACACTCATCCTCGACAGCCTCGACGAGTTTCTCGAGCAAGAAGTCGAGCCGCTCCTCGACGACCTCGGCGATGTCGACACGAATCCGCGCACGGGCCACCACGAAAACGGCCGCCTGACGGACGACATCCTCGAGGCGCGAGCACAGATCCGGCGTCGATCCGCAGATGCTGGCTTCTACGCGATGAACCTGCCCGAGGCTGTCGGCGGTGAGGACGTCTCTCCGGTGACGTGGTATCGGGCGAAAAAGCATCTCGCGTCTCACGGCCCCGGACTGGCACGGTACGTGCTGGCCGGGCCGGAAGGGCCGAAACCGCTCCTGTTGCAGGCCGAAGGCGACCAGATCGAGCGCTACCTCGAGCCGACCGTTCGTGGAGAGAAATCCACGGCGTTCGCCCAGACCGAGCCGAACGTCGGCTCCGATTCGCCGAACATGGAGACAGTCGGGAGGAAAGAGGGCGACGAGTGGGTGCTCAACGGCCGCAAACAGTGGATCACGAACGCGCCGTATGCGGATTTCATCCAACTGTTCGCGCGGACGACGCCACAGGACGAAAGCGGGCGCTACGGTGGTATCACCTGTTTTCTCGTCGACCGTGACGAGTACGACCTCGGGTCGTACAACAACGCCGTCGGCGCGGTAGGGACACAGGCCGAGATCGTCCTCGACGACGTCCGTATTCCGGAAGACCGGGTGCTCGGCGAGGTTGACAACGCCTTCTACGCGGCGATGGAGTTTCTCTCGCTCGGTCGCCTCGAGTTGGGTGCCGAAGCCGTCGGATACAGCGAGTACGCCCTCGAGCAGGCTCGTGAGTACGTCACCGAGCGCGAGGCGTTCGGCCAGTCGATCGGAAACTTCCAGCAGGTGTCGGCGAGTCTCGCTTGCGGGAACGCCAAGACGTACGCGGCCGACGCGGCCGGGTTGAAACTCGCCTGGAAGATGGCACAGGACGAACGGACCGTGATGGATGCATCCGTGTTCAAGTGGTTCGCCACGACCGTCATGTGGGAGGTCGCCGACGCCGTGGTGCAGGTCCACGGGGCGAACGGCCTCGCCGAGGAAAACCCCTACATGGACCTGCTTCATCAAGCGCGCATGCTGCGGATCGTCGAAGGGACGGACGAGATTCAACTCAACACGATCGCCAAAGAGCTGGGGCTCACGGAGTAA
- a CDS encoding SDR family NAD(P)-dependent oxidoreductase — protein MDLGLQEKTAVVTGGGGRIGSADCRLLAEEGANVVVLDVDTDSARAVADGINETADTGEAMALECDLTDADAVADSLADVRDEFGGVDILVNNAAMVDARSRIGDYDDDIWNRDVEINLTGTYNISKAVFPRMCERGWGRVVTMSSMAGWYGGFGQLSYSATKAAMIGLGRTMALEGAQSGVTSNVIAPNIVVGDWAEMTPEELRENVDEYFARIAEATPMRHLGTEEDVANMVTYLCSEQASYVTGQVIGVTGGVDLFSF, from the coding sequence ATGGATCTCGGACTGCAGGAGAAGACAGCCGTCGTCACCGGCGGGGGCGGACGAATCGGAAGCGCAGACTGCCGACTGCTCGCCGAGGAGGGCGCGAACGTCGTCGTCCTCGACGTGGATACTGACAGCGCGCGGGCGGTCGCGGACGGCATCAACGAGACGGCCGATACGGGTGAGGCGATGGCTCTCGAGTGCGATCTGACCGACGCGGACGCCGTCGCGGACTCGCTGGCCGACGTGCGTGACGAGTTCGGCGGCGTCGACATCCTCGTCAACAACGCCGCGATGGTCGATGCCCGCTCGCGCATCGGCGACTACGACGACGACATCTGGAACCGCGACGTCGAGATCAACCTGACCGGGACGTACAACATCAGCAAGGCGGTGTTCCCGCGGATGTGCGAGCGCGGCTGGGGCCGGGTCGTCACCATGTCGTCGATGGCCGGCTGGTACGGCGGCTTCGGCCAACTCTCGTATTCGGCGACGAAAGCCGCGATGATCGGCCTCGGCAGGACGATGGCGCTCGAGGGTGCCCAGTCGGGTGTCACGTCGAACGTCATCGCGCCCAACATCGTCGTCGGTGACTGGGCGGAGATGACGCCCGAGGAACTGCGCGAGAACGTCGACGAGTACTTCGCGCGCATCGCCGAGGCGACGCCGATGCGCCACCTCGGCACCGAAGAAGACGTCGCGAACATGGTCACCTACCTCTGTTCGGAGCAGGCCTCGTACGTGACCGGACAGGTCATCGGCGTCACCGGTGGCGTCGATCTGTTCAGTTTTTGA
- a CDS encoding CaiB/BaiF CoA transferase family protein, producing MKLDGIRVLDLSRLLPGPYATQLLADSGAEVVKVEDTGAGDYARAMEPLTSRDVGAIFEMVNRGKRSVAIDLKDEDGRTAFYRLVEDADVVLEGFRPGVVDRLGIDYETLTEYNEDLIYCSLTGYGQNGPWADRAGHDLNYVSLAGLMDLTRDSTAEKPQVPGYQIGDMAGGLFAAFAIVGAVLSRELGNTDGEYIDVAMTDVVASFSQSVAYQSLTGDPAEPRPGETPLTGGVPWYDSYETADGKWITLGALEPKFWRAFCEAIDRDDLVDAHGSENPDVLAALAEELRALFRERTRDEWETVLGDVDAAFAGVYAPAETVDHPQFRARDLVVRPDDAPPRLGFPACGSAVPETTDETVPVHGEHSREYLAGAGYDDDEIETLLESGVIRRDAP from the coding sequence ATGAAACTCGATGGCATTCGCGTGCTCGATCTCTCGCGGCTGTTGCCCGGACCCTACGCGACGCAACTGCTCGCCGACTCGGGTGCCGAGGTCGTGAAAGTGGAAGATACCGGCGCGGGCGACTACGCGCGAGCGATGGAACCCCTGACGTCCCGCGACGTCGGGGCGATTTTCGAGATGGTCAACCGAGGCAAACGCAGCGTCGCGATCGACCTGAAAGACGAGGATGGACGGACGGCGTTCTATCGCCTCGTCGAAGACGCCGACGTCGTCCTCGAGGGGTTCCGGCCGGGTGTGGTCGATCGACTGGGGATCGACTACGAGACGCTCACCGAGTACAACGAGGACCTGATCTACTGTTCGTTGACCGGCTACGGACAGAACGGCCCTTGGGCGGATCGGGCCGGCCACGATCTCAACTACGTCTCGCTGGCCGGACTGATGGATCTGACCCGTGATTCGACGGCCGAGAAGCCACAGGTTCCCGGCTACCAGATCGGTGATATGGCCGGCGGGCTGTTCGCCGCCTTCGCCATCGTCGGCGCGGTGCTCTCGCGAGAACTCGGCAACACCGATGGCGAATACATCGACGTCGCGATGACCGACGTCGTCGCCTCGTTCTCCCAGTCGGTCGCCTACCAGTCGTTGACCGGCGACCCGGCCGAACCGCGACCGGGAGAGACACCGCTGACCGGCGGCGTCCCATGGTACGACAGCTACGAGACCGCCGACGGGAAGTGGATCACGCTCGGCGCGCTCGAGCCGAAGTTCTGGCGAGCGTTCTGTGAGGCCATTGACCGGGACGACCTCGTCGACGCCCACGGCTCGGAGAACCCGGACGTGCTCGCCGCCTTAGCGGAGGAACTGCGAGCCCTGTTTCGCGAGCGGACGCGAGACGAGTGGGAGACCGTCCTCGGTGACGTCGACGCGGCGTTCGCCGGGGTGTACGCACCCGCAGAGACGGTCGATCATCCCCAATTCCGGGCTCGAGACCTCGTCGTCCGACCCGACGACGCGCCACCGCGGCTCGGTTTTCCCGCCTGCGGCAGCGCCGTCCCGGAGACGACCGACGAGACCGTACCGGTCCACGGCGAACACAGCCGCGAGTATCTCGCCGGTGCGGGCTACGACGACGACGAAATCGAGACGCTCCTCGAGTCTGGAGTCATCCGTCGGGACGCGCCGTAG
- a CDS encoding CBS domain-containing protein codes for MIPIPVEHALSHAARTISLETSTPEAASLLREPDVPALVVLEDESVVGMVTESDIVAFVAETLEPHSVETIMSSPVTTISPTESLVDAAASMRANGVSHLPVVDGQTYCGLVSAATLAPYLSRTRLEIDWQDDPMRIDADDSGGIRISE; via the coding sequence ATGATCCCCATTCCAGTTGAACACGCGCTGTCGCACGCTGCACGAACGATCTCGCTGGAAACGTCCACACCGGAGGCTGCATCGTTGCTTCGCGAACCGGACGTGCCGGCACTGGTCGTCCTCGAGGACGAGTCGGTCGTCGGCATGGTCACTGAATCGGATATCGTCGCGTTCGTCGCCGAGACGCTCGAGCCCCATTCCGTCGAAACGATCATGTCGTCGCCGGTGACGACGATCTCGCCGACCGAATCGCTCGTCGACGCCGCCGCGTCGATGCGCGCGAACGGCGTCAGTCACTTGCCAGTCGTCGACGGCCAGACGTACTGTGGGCTCGTCTCCGCGGCCACGCTCGCACCGTACCTCTCGCGGACCCGACTCGAGATCGACTGGCAGGACGACCCGATGCGGATCGATGCCGACGACAGCGGCGGAATCCGGATCAGCGAGTAA
- a CDS encoding gamma carbonic anhydrase family protein, translated as MVDSRQYAFEGTTPTIDDDASVSREATLVGDVHVDADASVWPGVVLRGDIGSVRVGRQAHIGDNATIHASTIADRVMVGHGAVLNEATVDEQALIGFNATINTGATIGSSSVVAAGTVIPDEYDIPPESFVRGVPGKITPLEETTIDAEEIFEMFSSGEYTNLAERHEELFE; from the coding sequence ATGGTGGACAGTCGACAGTACGCATTCGAAGGGACGACACCAACGATCGACGACGACGCATCGGTCAGCCGAGAGGCGACGCTCGTCGGGGACGTCCACGTCGACGCCGACGCGAGCGTCTGGCCGGGGGTCGTGCTCCGGGGTGACATCGGCTCCGTTCGCGTCGGGCGACAGGCACACATCGGCGACAACGCGACGATTCACGCCTCGACGATCGCGGACCGCGTCATGGTCGGTCACGGGGCTGTGCTCAACGAGGCGACCGTCGACGAACAGGCGCTGATCGGATTCAACGCGACGATCAACACGGGTGCGACGATCGGCTCGAGCAGCGTCGTCGCCGCCGGAACGGTAATCCCCGACGAGTACGACATCCCGCCCGAATCGTTCGTCCGCGGTGTCCCAGGTAAAATCACGCCGCTCGAGGAGACGACGATCGACGCCGAGGAGATCTTCGAGATGTTCTCCTCGGGCGAGTACACGAATCTCGCGGAACGGCACGAAGAATTGTTCGAATAA
- a CDS encoding metallophosphoesterase family protein yields the protein MLVLGDAHASDPTRRETLLELYRSLEPECVLQAGDLELYDPPAPTWFVAGNNENHDVTEALRAGEDPPTPVTATLLASTAATVDGWRVAGLSGNYAPTKYDCARTELEGDRRRHFTHEDVERAAALSDVDILITHEAPTGLLSYGYDPGCEHIDELLETLSPALCLVGHHHRHREAELDGTRVVSLAPAWERYYTLVGDPDDYTLEAHDHEFGRDAVSRGNES from the coding sequence ATGCTCGTCCTCGGCGACGCCCACGCGTCCGATCCGACCCGTCGCGAGACGCTGCTCGAACTCTACCGAAGCCTCGAGCCCGAATGCGTACTGCAAGCCGGCGATCTGGAACTGTACGACCCGCCAGCGCCGACGTGGTTCGTCGCGGGCAACAACGAGAATCACGACGTCACCGAGGCGCTTCGAGCGGGCGAGGATCCGCCGACGCCGGTGACGGCCACGCTGCTCGCGAGCACGGCTGCGACCGTCGACGGCTGGCGCGTCGCCGGGCTCTCGGGGAACTACGCCCCGACAAAGTACGACTGTGCGCGAACAGAACTCGAGGGCGACCGTCGTCGCCACTTCACCCACGAAGACGTCGAGCGGGCGGCTGCGCTGTCCGACGTGGATATTCTGATTACCCACGAGGCACCGACTGGCTTGCTGTCGTACGGCTACGATCCCGGCTGTGAACACATCGACGAGTTACTCGAGACGCTGTCGCCGGCGCTCTGTCTGGTGGGTCACCACCACCGCCACCGCGAGGCCGAACTCGACGGCACGCGTGTCGTCAGCCTCGCCCCCGCCTGGGAGCGCTACTATACGCTCGTGGGCGACCCCGATGACTACACGCTCGAGGCACACGACCACGAGTTCGGTCGCGACGCTGTATCGAGAGGCAACGAGTCGTAG
- the glnA gene encoding type I glutamate--ammonia ligase produces the protein MTSGNITETEQAVLDEIDEKEIDFLRLQFTDILGTVKNVSVPARQAEKAFTDGIYFDGSSIEGFVRIQESDMRLVPDPDTFAVLPWRNREDGSSARMICDVYNTSTGEPFEGDPRYVLKQALDRAHEMGYTVNAAPEPEFFLFEEDEDGRATTTTNDAGGYFDLAPKDLASDVRRDIIYGLENMGFEVEASHHEVAEGQHEINFEYDDALTTADNVGTFRTVVRAIAAQHDYHATFMPKPIPKINGSGMHTHISLFTEDGENAFHDGDDEFDLSATAKSFLAGILEHAPAITAIANPTVNSYKRLVPGYEAPVYVAWSDRNRSALIRKPAARVPAASRIELRSPDPSCNPYLAIAVMIHAGLDGIEQDLEAPDPVRDNIYEFDEAKRDEHGIDTLPANLGEAVDALEEDDAITSALGDHITSKFIEAKRQEFEEYLIDVSEWELDRYLETF, from the coding sequence ATGACAAGCGGAAACATCACTGAGACCGAGCAGGCCGTACTCGACGAAATCGACGAGAAAGAGATCGACTTCCTCCGACTGCAGTTTACGGACATTCTGGGAACGGTCAAGAACGTCTCAGTGCCGGCTCGACAGGCCGAGAAGGCATTTACCGACGGGATCTATTTCGACGGCTCTTCGATTGAGGGCTTCGTGCGTATTCAGGAATCGGACATGCGTCTGGTCCCCGATCCGGACACCTTCGCCGTGCTTCCGTGGCGAAACCGTGAGGACGGTTCGTCCGCCCGCATGATCTGTGACGTCTACAACACTTCGACCGGCGAGCCGTTCGAGGGCGACCCACGCTACGTGCTCAAGCAGGCACTCGACCGCGCCCACGAGATGGGCTATACGGTCAACGCTGCCCCCGAACCCGAGTTCTTCCTGTTCGAGGAGGACGAAGACGGTCGCGCGACGACCACGACGAACGACGCCGGCGGCTACTTCGACCTCGCACCGAAAGACCTCGCAAGCGACGTGCGCCGTGACATTATCTACGGGCTCGAGAACATGGGCTTCGAAGTCGAGGCTAGCCACCACGAGGTCGCCGAAGGCCAACACGAGATCAACTTCGAGTACGACGACGCGCTGACGACGGCGGACAACGTCGGCACGTTCCGCACTGTCGTTCGTGCTATCGCCGCCCAGCACGACTACCACGCGACGTTCATGCCCAAGCCGATCCCGAAGATCAACGGCTCGGGGATGCACACCCACATCTCGCTGTTCACCGAGGACGGCGAGAACGCCTTCCACGACGGCGACGACGAGTTCGACCTGAGCGCCACCGCCAAGTCGTTCCTCGCTGGCATCCTCGAACACGCGCCCGCGATCACCGCGATCGCGAACCCGACAGTCAACAGCTACAAGCGCCTCGTGCCGGGCTACGAAGCACCCGTCTACGTCGCTTGGTCCGACCGCAACCGCTCGGCGCTGATCCGCAAACCGGCCGCCCGCGTCCCAGCAGCCTCGCGTATCGAACTGCGCTCGCCCGACCCATCGTGTAACCCCTACCTCGCCATCGCCGTCATGATCCACGCCGGACTCGACGGCATCGAACAGGACCTCGAGGCACCCGACCCGGTCCGGGACAACATCTACGAGTTCGACGAGGCCAAACGCGACGAACACGGCATCGACACGCTGCCGGCGAACCTCGGCGAAGCCGTCGACGCCCTCGAGGAAGACGACGCGATCACCAGCGCACTCGGCGACCACATCACCTCGAAGTTCATCGAAGCCAAACGCCAGGAGTTCGAGGAGTACCTCATCGACGTCTCCGAGTGGGAACTCGACCGCTACCTCGAGACGTTCTAA
- the lrp gene encoding HTH-type transcriptional regulator Lrp, translating to MTYENLDAKLVNALLGDGRASLRSLAEELDVSVTTVSNHLSDLEEQGVIEGYTPRVNYDAVGYDVTAVIQLQVEGNALPDITDTLRDHRQMISVYEVTGDYDVIAIGKFKDTDGMNDQIKQLLTDPDIKASNTSVVLNAVSENEQFELEVDDT from the coding sequence ATGACGTACGAAAATCTCGATGCAAAACTAGTGAATGCACTTCTGGGCGACGGCCGCGCCAGCCTCCGCAGCCTCGCCGAGGAGCTCGATGTCTCCGTGACGACCGTCTCGAATCACCTCTCGGATCTCGAGGAACAGGGCGTAATCGAGGGCTACACACCGCGAGTCAACTACGATGCCGTCGGCTACGACGTCACGGCCGTCATCCAGCTGCAGGTCGAGGGGAACGCGCTGCCTGACATCACCGACACGCTGCGCGACCACCGCCAGATGATCAGCGTCTACGAGGTCACCGGCGACTACGACGTCATCGCCATCGGAAAGTTCAAAGACACCGATGGAATGAATGACCAGATCAAACAGCTGTTGACCGACCCGGACATCAAAGCCTCGAACACGAGCGTCGTTCTCAACGCCGTCTCGGAGAACGAACAGTTCGAACTCGAAGTCGACGACACCTGA